The following coding sequences lie in one Eubacterium ventriosum genomic window:
- a CDS encoding class B sortase, whose product MKRIIKISVILLLVGMAVIAAVPFLKEKRAEKKYENDFKNIQESVIEKKSDANGLVKKNKDCIGYVEIPGTTISYPVMQTKDNPDFYLNHDFNRNYSFYGTPYLSAYCDVTKSDNLLIYGHNINGGKMFGALEQYKDKEFFNKHRKIYFTTDKKREYEVFAVMCVNIHEFEYWKFVMARNKKEYDELVDKMEEHSLWRRENKPKYGDQMLMLSTCDNKKGDNWRIVVIGKEIF is encoded by the coding sequence ATGAAGAGGATAATTAAAATATCTGTGATACTTCTTTTAGTGGGGATGGCTGTGATTGCAGCTGTCCCTTTTTTGAAGGAAAAAAGAGCAGAGAAAAAGTATGAGAATGATTTTAAGAACATACAGGAGAGCGTGATAGAAAAGAAGTCAGATGCAAATGGTCTTGTAAAGAAAAACAAGGACTGTATAGGTTATGTGGAAATACCGGGAACAACCATAAGTTATCCTGTGATGCAGACAAAGGACAATCCGGATTTTTATTTGAATCATGATTTTAACAGGAATTACAGTTTTTATGGAACACCATATTTAAGTGCATACTGTGATGTGACAAAATCAGACAACCTGCTTATTTACGGTCATAACATAAACGGAGGAAAAATGTTTGGAGCGCTGGAACAGTATAAGGATAAGGAGTTTTTTAATAAGCACAGGAAGATATATTTTACAACAGATAAAAAGAGGGAGTATGAAGTGTTTGCAGTGATGTGTGTTAACATACATGAGTTTGAGTACTGGAAATTTGTTATGGCAAGGAATAAGAAAGAGTATGACGAGTTAGTTGACAAGATGGAAGAGCATAGTTTGTGGAGAAGGGAAAATAAGCCAAAGTACGGAGACCAGATGCTGATGTTGTCTACTTGCGATAATAAAAAAGGGGATAATTGGAGAATTGTGGTTATTGGAAAAGAAATATTTTAA
- a CDS encoding accessory gene regulator B family protein → MVITDYLVDKMIEKKIISENKEFYIYGLNNGFMIIANFLTALFLSYIVKKTDILLFFLISFIPLRSYCGGFHCKSRFLCYVISNIIIVILLVSQPFFYKNIVILIIISFANFIYLFFTQTEGNQTRCLENFEIIQYTKIKRVALLVILFIGIVLFFTKYFLYSTTLFTSIDLAAILVILEKTLKIKVELTHNIKGT, encoded by the coding sequence ATGGTAATTACAGATTATTTAGTTGACAAAATGATAGAGAAAAAAATTATTAGCGAAAATAAGGAATTTTACATTTATGGTTTAAATAATGGTTTTATGATAATCGCAAATTTTTTAACAGCATTATTTCTTTCATATATAGTCAAAAAAACAGATATATTGCTATTTTTTCTAATATCTTTCATACCGTTACGTTCATATTGTGGTGGATTCCATTGTAAATCGCGTTTTCTTTGCTATGTGATTTCTAACATAATTATTGTTATTTTGCTGGTTAGTCAACCATTTTTTTATAAAAATATTGTTATTTTAATAATAATATCTTTTGCAAATTTTATTTACTTGTTTTTTACTCAAACAGAAGGAAATCAGACTCGTTGTTTGGAGAATTTCGAAATTATTCAATACACAAAAATTAAACGTGTAGCCTTACTGGTGATCCTTTTTATTGGAATCGTTTTATTTTTTACAAAATATTTTCTATATTCTACTACGCTTTTTACATCTATTGATTTGGCAGCCATTCTAGTTATTTTAGAAAAAACACTTAAAATAAAAGTTGAGTTAACACATAATATCAAAGGCACTTAA
- a CDS encoding cyclic lactone autoinducer peptide — MKAILKKFISNANIKMLSSFATFALVITTVASNQRCWYVLHEEKLPENAKKLRKF, encoded by the coding sequence ATGAAGGCAATTCTTAAAAAATTCATTTCAAATGCAAATATAAAAATGCTTTCTTCATTTGCCACATTTGCATTAGTCATTACTACTGTCGCATCCAATCAAAGATGTTGGTATGTATTACACGAAGAAAAATTACCTGAAAATGCTAAAAAATTAAGGAAATTTTAG
- a CDS encoding helix-turn-helix domain-containing protein, with amino-acid sequence MTSNEAICKRISDLCKEQNITYYALASRAAIPKSTLMNILSGTNTTVATINKICSGLGITMYEFFQSEYFEDCEDD; translated from the coding sequence ATGACTTCAAATGAAGCAATCTGTAAGAGAATATCAGATTTGTGTAAGGAACAAAATATTACTTATTATGCATTAGCATCTCGTGCGGCTATTCCAAAATCTACACTCATGAACATATTGTCTGGTACTAATACAACTGTTGCTACCATTAATAAAATATGTAGTGGTTTAGGAATAACGATGTATGAGTTTTTTCAGTCAGAGTATTTTGAAGATTGTGAAGATGATTAA
- a CDS encoding LytR/AlgR family response regulator transcription factor has product MLRLAVCDDDKIVVEQIESYIEQLKELSIVYEVYFSTEEFYGHMFELDFDVYFLDIEIADKSGIELAKKIRQANQYAVIVFITSYSKYVIDVFDVNTFNFILKPLTYEKFKKTICKVSDYIFTSKTNFVFMHNKNQYAIPYHNIIYIEKRKRKAYIYTNSGYVYKCNMTMEQIIERLTTNRFAKINRGCIVNLAMIDEIIREEIHLLNGEILYIARDCKMDIKEKHLNYFRKMI; this is encoded by the coding sequence ATGTTACGTTTGGCAGTTTGTGATGATGATAAAATTGTTGTAGAACAAATAGAGTCATATATAGAACAATTAAAAGAATTATCTATAGTATATGAGGTGTACTTTTCAACAGAAGAATTTTACGGTCACATGTTTGAATTAGATTTTGATGTATACTTTCTAGATATAGAAATTGCAGACAAATCAGGAATAGAATTGGCTAAAAAAATAAGACAGGCAAATCAATATGCAGTGATTGTATTTATAACCAGTTATTCTAAATATGTTATAGATGTGTTTGATGTCAATACCTTTAATTTTATTTTAAAGCCATTGACGTATGAAAAATTCAAAAAAACTATATGTAAAGTATCTGACTATATTTTTACTTCTAAAACTAATTTTGTCTTTATGCATAACAAAAATCAGTATGCTATTCCTTATCATAATATTATTTACATAGAAAAGAGAAAACGTAAAGCATATATTTATACAAATTCTGGGTATGTGTATAAATGCAATATGACTATGGAACAAATTATAGAACGACTTACGACAAATAGATTTGCAAAAATAAATCGAGGATGTATCGTTAATTTGGCAATGATTGATGAAATTATAAGAGAAGAAATTCATTTGCTAAATGGGGAAATTCTATATATAGCACGAGATTGTAAAATGGACATAAAAGAAAAGCATCTAAATTATTTTAGAAAAATGATATAA
- a CDS encoding LytR/AlgR family response regulator transcription factor, whose translation MKIAICDDDTNVIEQIEQYIENINDKSLEYEVFFSAEELKWYITKNDAKFDLFILDIEMKEVSGIDFAKNLREKDMDTLIVFMTSHSKYVFEVFDAITFDFIEKPLTFEKMKNMLEKAKKYLGMAQKRFVFSYRKNSYSIAFSNINYLEKAGRKVWIYTTDDKKYQSNMTLEEIVSQLDAEMFGLLNRSLIVNISKIEGFIGENVIIQGGKMLYVSRDYKKELKKKHLDYLRGQV comes from the coding sequence ATGAAAATTGCAATATGTGATGATGACACAAATGTAATTGAGCAAATAGAACAATATATTGAAAACATTAATGATAAGTCATTGGAATACGAAGTATTTTTTAGTGCAGAGGAGTTAAAATGGTATATAACTAAAAACGATGCAAAATTTGATTTGTTTATATTAGATATTGAGATGAAAGAAGTGTCTGGAATAGATTTTGCAAAAAATCTTCGTGAGAAAGATATGGATACGTTAATTGTTTTTATGACAAGTCATTCTAAATATGTATTTGAAGTGTTTGATGCAATAACATTTGACTTTATTGAAAAACCGTTGACTTTTGAAAAAATGAAAAATATGTTGGAAAAAGCAAAAAAGTATCTGGGTATGGCACAAAAAAGATTTGTGTTTTCTTATAGAAAAAATAGTTATAGTATTGCTTTTTCAAATATTAACTATTTAGAGAAAGCAGGTAGAAAAGTATGGATATATACGACGGATGACAAAAAATATCAGTCTAATATGACATTGGAAGAAATAGTGTCACAATTAGATGCTGAAATGTTTGGGCTATTGAATAGATCTTTGATTGTAAATATTTCAAAGATTGAAGGATTTATAGGTGAAAATGTAATCATACAAGGTGGAAAAATGCTATATGTAAGTAGAGATTATAAAAAAGAACTTAAGAAAAAACACTTAGATTATTTAAGGGGGCAAGTATAA